A portion of the Sulfuricurvum kujiense DSM 16994 genome contains these proteins:
- the dxs gene encoding 1-deoxy-D-xylulose-5-phosphate synthase codes for MDIKNFTLPQLEELSQKIRNRILEVVSTNGGHLSSTLGATEIIVAMHKVFNAAQDPFIFDVSHQSYAHKLLSDRWEEFSTLRQFNGLSGYTKPSESPMDYFVAGHSSTSISLGVGAAKAIALNNEQSSRIPVVVIGDGAMSAGMAYEALNELGDRKYPMVIILNDNEMSISKPIGAISRMLSSAMASPFYQRFKRKTEQFVDNFGEGAHYLAKRFEESFKLITPGIMFEEMGIEYIGPIDGHDLKSLIDTFEIAKGMGKPVLVHVQTIKGKGYEIAEGKHEKWHGVSPFDLKSGTANAKSSAKSATQIYADALMSQALKNDKIVGVTAAMPSGTGMSELMEKFPERFWDVAIAEQHAVTSMGALAKEGFKPFCTIYSTFLQRGFDQVIHDVCLMDLPVVFALDRAGIVGEDGETHQGAFDISFLRLIPNMTLCAPRDEKSFHQIVAYAAGYDHPCSIRYPRGAFLEADLPESVPFETGKSHLLISNNSDILFIGYGNGVGRAAQTIEMMESKPSLLDLRFVKPLDEEMLELMAHRHKRWYVFSDSARLGGVASALLEWLSEAKISDVQVISFEYDDKFIKHGNTKLVEEFLGLLPEQLAQKVSEEV; via the coding sequence ATGGATATAAAAAATTTCACATTGCCTCAGTTGGAAGAACTCTCTCAAAAAATTCGTAACCGTATTTTAGAAGTAGTGAGTACCAACGGCGGCCATTTAAGCTCTACACTCGGGGCTACCGAGATTATAGTAGCTATGCATAAAGTTTTTAATGCGGCTCAGGATCCCTTTATTTTTGACGTATCCCATCAATCGTATGCCCATAAACTTCTGAGTGACCGCTGGGAAGAATTTTCTACGCTGCGTCAGTTCAACGGGCTTAGCGGCTATACGAAACCCTCCGAATCGCCGATGGATTATTTCGTGGCGGGGCACAGTTCGACTTCTATATCTTTGGGTGTCGGTGCGGCTAAAGCCATTGCTCTCAATAATGAACAATCAAGCCGGATCCCCGTCGTCGTTATCGGCGACGGTGCGATGTCGGCGGGGATGGCGTACGAAGCATTGAATGAGCTCGGGGATCGAAAATATCCGATGGTGATTATTCTCAACGACAATGAGATGAGTATTTCAAAACCGATCGGTGCGATCAGCCGGATGCTCAGTTCAGCAATGGCAAGCCCGTTTTACCAACGGTTTAAACGAAAAACAGAACAGTTCGTCGATAATTTCGGGGAGGGGGCACATTACCTTGCCAAGCGGTTTGAAGAGTCGTTCAAACTCATCACGCCGGGAATTATGTTTGAAGAGATGGGGATCGAATACATCGGCCCTATCGACGGACATGACCTGAAATCGTTGATCGATACGTTTGAGATCGCCAAAGGGATGGGAAAACCGGTACTGGTACATGTACAGACGATCAAAGGCAAGGGGTATGAGATCGCCGAGGGAAAACATGAAAAATGGCACGGAGTATCCCCGTTTGACCTCAAAAGCGGTACGGCTAACGCTAAAAGTTCAGCCAAAAGCGCTACTCAGATTTATGCTGATGCCCTAATGTCCCAAGCACTCAAAAATGATAAAATCGTAGGGGTTACCGCCGCAATGCCGAGCGGAACGGGTATGAGCGAGTTGATGGAAAAATTTCCGGAGCGTTTTTGGGACGTGGCGATTGCCGAACAGCATGCCGTAACTTCTATGGGGGCATTGGCAAAAGAGGGATTTAAGCCGTTTTGTACCATCTATTCGACCTTTTTGCAGCGGGGATTCGATCAGGTGATCCACGATGTGTGTCTGATGGATCTGCCGGTCGTTTTTGCTCTGGATAGAGCCGGAATCGTCGGCGAAGACGGAGAGACCCATCAAGGGGCATTTGATATCAGTTTTTTACGCCTGATTCCCAATATGACGCTGTGTGCTCCGCGGGATGAAAAATCGTTTCATCAAATCGTTGCGTATGCCGCAGGGTATGACCATCCGTGTTCGATCCGCTATCCGAGAGGGGCGTTTTTGGAAGCCGATCTCCCCGAATCGGTTCCGTTTGAGACGGGTAAATCGCACCTTTTGATCTCCAATAACTCCGATATCCTCTTTATCGGATACGGAAACGGCGTCGGACGTGCGGCCCAAACAATCGAGATGATGGAGTCGAAGCCTTCGCTTCTGGATCTTCGTTTTGTAAAGCCTTTGGACGAGGAGATGTTAGAGCTGATGGCGCACCGTCACAAGCGTTGGTACGTCTTTAGTGATTCGGCACGTCTCGGCGGCGTGGCAAGCGCTTTGTTAGAGTGGCTCAGTGAAGCGAAGATCAGCGATGTACAGGTTATCAGCTTCGAATATGATGATAAATTTATCAAACACGGAAATACCAAGCTTGTGGAGGAATTTTTGGGTCTTCTCCCTGAGCAACTCGCGCAAAAGGTCAGCGAAGAAGTATAA
- the fliG gene encoding flagellar motor switch protein FliG, which produces MTLTQSQQVNFDEMSMSQKVAILLVQLGEDVTATIFSRMNVDSITEISKYIASNRSIEKNIGAAVLEEFYAIIQSNQYLNTGGLDYAREILYKALGPEEARKVLERLSKTMQGTQNFAYLSKIKPQQLADFIMNEHPQTIALILAHMDPSAAAETLYIFPDDLRAEVAMRMAKLGDISPSIIKRVSAVLESKLESLASYKVEVGGPRAVADVFNRLGAKASKATLTQIEQLDQELAASIKEMMFTFEDMVDLDNNSIREILKAVDKNDLMLALKNAAEELKEKFYANMSQRAKDAFIEELQFLGAVKMKEVEAAQRKIVDAVQSLADQGVIQIGESEEMVE; this is translated from the coding sequence ATGACGTTAACACAGTCACAGCAAGTTAATTTTGATGAAATGAGTATGTCACAAAAAGTAGCTATCTTGCTCGTGCAGCTGGGTGAAGACGTCACCGCCACCATTTTTTCGCGTATGAATGTCGACTCGATTACCGAAATCTCCAAATACATTGCATCCAACCGTTCTATCGAGAAAAATATCGGTGCCGCGGTTTTGGAAGAGTTTTATGCCATTATCCAGTCAAACCAATACCTCAATACCGGAGGTTTGGATTACGCGCGTGAAATCCTTTACAAAGCGCTAGGGCCGGAGGAAGCCCGAAAAGTTCTGGAACGTCTGAGCAAGACGATGCAGGGGACTCAGAACTTTGCCTATCTCTCTAAAATCAAACCGCAGCAGCTTGCCGACTTTATTATGAACGAACATCCGCAGACGATTGCGTTGATTTTGGCCCACATGGACCCTTCTGCCGCTGCGGAGACCCTTTATATCTTCCCGGATGATTTACGGGCCGAAGTGGCGATGCGTATGGCAAAACTCGGGGATATCTCTCCTTCTATCATCAAGCGGGTCAGTGCCGTCCTGGAATCGAAACTCGAATCACTTGCAAGCTACAAAGTCGAAGTGGGCGGACCTCGCGCCGTGGCGGATGTCTTCAACCGTTTGGGGGCGAAAGCGTCCAAAGCGACCCTCACACAAATCGAACAACTCGATCAGGAACTGGCCGCATCGATCAAAGAGATGATGTTTACGTTCGAAGATATGGTTGATTTGGATAATAACAGCATCCGAGAGATTCTTAAAGCGGTGGATAAAAACGATCTTATGCTGGCCCTTAAAAATGCCGCCGAAGAGCTCAAAGAGAAGTTTTACGCCAATATGTCCCAACGTGCGAAAGACGCTTTTATCGAGGAACTTCAGTTCCTGGGTGCCGTTAAGATGAAAGAGGTCGAAGCCGCGCAGCGTAAAATCGTCGATGCCGTTCAGTCACTGGCCGATCAGGGTGTTATACAAATCGGCGAATCTGAAGAGATGGTAGAGTAA
- the pgeF gene encoding peptidoglycan editing factor PgeF, which translates to MKTFTPSLLSPFTNVTAVFTTRHGGVSKVPYTSANLAFHVGDNPNDVMQNHDLLARSLGYERSRLIHMRQIHSDRIVVADETCTFDTPPECDALITNIQNTPLMVMSADCTPILIYDPLNRAIGAVHAGRAGALNAILPKTLERMAQIYGTTIDDVRISMGPSIHGCCYEINPNIAAEVEEKGYYEALRREGEKLFLDVNTVLRQQLTALDVPLNNIEVINECTACRHDTYFSYRADRQHTGRIAGVILLR; encoded by the coding sequence ATGAAAACATTCACGCCGTCTCTTTTATCTCCGTTTACAAACGTTACCGCCGTATTTACGACGCGGCACGGCGGTGTGTCGAAAGTTCCCTATACCAGCGCCAATCTTGCCTTTCATGTCGGAGACAATCCAAATGATGTCATGCAGAATCATGATCTTTTGGCCCGATCACTCGGCTATGAACGGAGTCGGCTCATCCATATGCGCCAAATCCATTCCGATCGGATCGTTGTAGCGGATGAAACCTGCACATTCGATACTCCGCCCGAATGCGATGCCCTTATCACAAACATTCAAAACACCCCGCTTATGGTGATGAGCGCCGACTGCACCCCGATTCTCATCTACGATCCGCTCAATCGTGCAATCGGTGCGGTTCATGCGGGACGTGCCGGAGCGCTCAATGCCATCTTGCCCAAAACGCTTGAGCGAATGGCGCAAATATACGGAACAACAATCGACGATGTGCGGATCAGCATGGGCCCTTCTATTCACGGATGCTGCTACGAAATCAATCCGAATATCGCGGCTGAAGTAGAAGAAAAAGGATATTATGAAGCACTTAGGAGAGAAGGGGAAAAACTTTTTTTGGATGTCAATACCGTTTTACGGCAGCAGTTAACCGCGCTGGACGTACCGCTTAACAACATCGAGGTTATCAATGAGTGTACAGCCTGCCGCCATGACACTTATTTTTCGTATCGCGCCGATCGGCAGCATACAGGGCGCATTGCCGGAGTTATACTTCTTCGCTGA
- a CDS encoding PAS domain-containing sensor histidine kinase: MNTSLRHVWIGVFLSVLVLLVGAWAIYNDTRSRILALIMQQHAITHFHIEDFEKKEKSLIKMLSEHPNVQYYEPTDRMDTESLFYDVLKGHYEIMQVRLIDTFGNELVRVDRLRDGTIKRIVKDELQNKANRYYFQEFMQLSEGSIGFSDFDLNIEHGKLDVPFNPTLRIGMPVYNNGMKTGIVVINFYMQDWIENLLHYTNNELMLIDRDGYFLIHPDKKWEWSRYQRPSRKAAEYFGLSPFELESFGNTHYHWINNDTVAVPLNMFGQKLWALYHPHEPVLKLFFQKNLQFVLIVLTSLALIVIPLIRMIRLYIRRIDEEKTKIKEGKIYLSTLLNSVFDAVIVIDQWGTIQRINNQVCSLFGYKDDELIGKNVNIIIPEPYHSLHDGFIRNDTSKKKGMEHEERNFDALKSDGTLIPISLIVTHMRINDKIFFIGSIRDLTHIRELERREKSNETMLIHQSKLAAMGEMLGTVAHQWRQPLNSIGLIIQDLVLAFENDDLEKSYFKKSQNEIMGQLLHMSKTIDEFRSFFIQEEVAVECNAIKLVSEIEELYRPQLEAYNVRLQVRYGDGFGGVESGEDQDAFRFKTYPSEVKQILLNLISNSKEAIEALRPEDKRLRNTITITLNASETSIRIEVSDRAGGIGAEIAGRIFEPYYTTKEKGVGLGLYICKILCERHLNAKLMFETDTFNGITKFILILPRTLQDQ; the protein is encoded by the coding sequence GTGAACACTTCTTTACGACATGTTTGGATCGGGGTATTTCTTTCGGTGCTTGTACTCTTAGTCGGTGCATGGGCGATTTATAACGATACCCGTTCCCGAATACTCGCATTGATAATGCAGCAGCATGCGATTACACATTTTCATATTGAAGATTTTGAAAAGAAGGAGAAATCTCTAATTAAGATGCTCTCAGAGCATCCGAACGTCCAATACTATGAACCGACCGATCGAATGGATACGGAATCTCTTTTTTACGATGTCCTGAAAGGACATTATGAAATTATGCAGGTACGTCTGATTGATACTTTCGGCAATGAATTGGTACGGGTTGATCGGCTTCGAGACGGAACAATCAAACGTATTGTGAAGGATGAACTTCAGAATAAAGCAAATCGTTACTATTTTCAGGAGTTTATGCAGCTTTCCGAAGGTTCCATAGGATTTTCGGACTTTGATCTGAATATCGAACACGGCAAACTCGATGTTCCTTTTAATCCGACGCTGAGGATCGGAATGCCGGTTTATAACAATGGAATGAAAACCGGGATTGTTGTGATTAATTTCTATATGCAAGATTGGATTGAAAACTTGCTGCATTACACAAACAATGAGCTGATGCTCATCGATCGCGACGGATACTTTTTAATCCATCCTGATAAGAAATGGGAGTGGTCACGCTATCAACGCCCATCCAGAAAAGCGGCTGAATATTTCGGTTTATCTCCTTTTGAGCTTGAATCATTTGGGAATACACACTATCACTGGATCAACAACGATACGGTAGCGGTTCCTCTCAACATGTTCGGGCAGAAACTCTGGGCATTATATCACCCGCATGAGCCGGTTCTCAAATTGTTTTTTCAAAAAAATCTGCAGTTCGTATTGATCGTTTTGACATCATTGGCTTTGATCGTGATTCCGCTTATCCGGATGATACGACTCTATATCCGTCGGATAGATGAAGAAAAAACAAAAATTAAAGAGGGGAAAATATATCTGTCGACACTCTTGAACAGTGTATTCGATGCGGTGATTGTTATTGACCAATGGGGGACCATACAACGGATTAATAATCAGGTATGCAGTCTATTCGGATATAAAGATGATGAGTTGATCGGAAAAAATGTCAATATAATTATTCCGGAGCCGTACCACTCTTTGCATGACGGGTTTATACGCAATGATACATCCAAGAAAAAGGGAATGGAGCATGAAGAACGGAATTTTGATGCCCTAAAGTCTGATGGAACCCTTATTCCTATCTCATTGATCGTAACGCATATGCGGATTAATGATAAAATATTTTTTATCGGAAGTATTCGAGACCTTACCCATATTCGAGAGCTAGAACGAAGAGAGAAGTCGAATGAAACGATGTTGATTCACCAATCCAAACTTGCCGCAATGGGTGAGATGCTGGGTACGGTCGCTCATCAGTGGCGGCAGCCTCTCAATTCCATCGGTCTGATTATTCAGGATCTCGTTTTGGCATTTGAGAATGATGATCTTGAAAAGAGTTATTTTAAGAAGTCTCAAAATGAGATCATGGGGCAGCTTCTTCATATGTCAAAAACGATAGATGAATTTCGAAGTTTTTTTATTCAAGAAGAGGTGGCTGTTGAATGCAATGCAATTAAACTGGTGAGCGAAATTGAAGAGTTATACCGACCACAGCTGGAAGCCTATAATGTAAGATTGCAAGTGCGCTATGGAGACGGTTTCGGGGGGGTAGAGTCAGGTGAAGATCAAGATGCCTTTAGGTTTAAAACCTATCCTTCCGAAGTCAAACAGATTCTTCTCAATCTGATATCCAATTCGAAAGAGGCGATTGAAGCACTCCGTCCGGAAGATAAAAGGCTCCGCAATACGATCACTATAACCCTTAACGCCTCAGAGACGTCGATTCGAATTGAGGTTTCCGATCGGGCGGGAGGAATAGGTGCAGAGATTGCGGGTCGTATTTTTGAACCGTATTACACGACTAAAGAAAAAGGGGTCGGTTTGGGGCTTTACATTTGTAAAATCCTGTGTGAACGCCACCTGAATGCAAAATTGATGTTTGAAACGGATACGTTTAACGGGATTACGAAATTTATTCTGATCTTGCCGCGTACACTTCAAGATCAATGA
- a CDS encoding HD-GYP domain-containing protein codes for MDSYKKYNSYKAFTIETIILNEPLAFDLYINNSSRLVKFIKSGDTLSFDKKEKLLQNGVDHFYLSSHHSKAFDTYLTNHLGTVLSSPYLNKKQKSKIIYSSAIHIMQDMFESDISQSKIMIAKDIMTETVKQIISNNVTAASILQLSTHDYQTYSHCVNVALYSIGMAHEHGLDEAMIHKIASGAILHDLGKCKIDQCIINKQGKLSLDEFEAMKEHPQYSYETLISNGETCPETLEIVLNHHEKLDGSGYARALREKEISFAAQIVTIADIFDALTSNRSYKEAESFFNALKIMKEEMKEQLNIKLVDSLIKMMGKA; via the coding sequence TTGGACTCTTATAAAAAATACAACAGTTACAAAGCTTTTACGATTGAAACCATTATCCTTAACGAGCCGCTGGCGTTTGATCTTTATATCAATAATTCAAGCCGTTTGGTTAAATTTATAAAATCAGGGGATACATTATCCTTTGATAAAAAAGAAAAACTTCTCCAAAACGGGGTCGATCATTTTTATCTTTCTTCACACCATTCCAAAGCGTTTGACACATATCTTACCAACCATCTCGGGACGGTACTCAGTTCTCCGTATCTCAACAAGAAGCAAAAATCCAAAATTATCTATTCTTCGGCGATTCATATCATGCAAGATATGTTTGAAAGCGATATTTCCCAATCTAAAATTATGATTGCCAAAGATATCATGACCGAAACGGTCAAACAAATCATTTCCAATAACGTGACAGCCGCTTCAATTTTGCAGCTCAGTACACACGACTATCAAACCTATTCGCATTGTGTAAATGTCGCCCTCTACTCGATCGGAATGGCCCATGAACACGGTTTGGATGAAGCAATGATACACAAGATCGCATCCGGAGCAATTTTACATGATTTGGGAAAATGCAAAATTGATCAGTGCATTATCAATAAACAGGGCAAGCTGAGTTTAGATGAATTTGAAGCAATGAAAGAGCATCCTCAGTACAGCTACGAAACCCTTATCAGCAATGGAGAAACCTGTCCTGAGACACTGGAGATTGTCTTAAATCACCACGAAAAGCTTGACGGAAGCGGTTACGCAAGAGCCCTGAGAGAAAAAGAGATTTCATTTGCGGCACAGATTGTGACCATTGCCGATATTTTCGATGCGCTTACCTCCAACCGTTCCTATAAAGAGGCGGAAAGTTTCTTCAACGCACTTAAAATAATGAAAGAGGAGATGAAAGAACAGCTTAATATTAAACTGGTTGACTCTCTCATTAAAATGATGGGAAAAGCCTAG
- a CDS encoding response regulator: MNLCKNNHIANDRTVGSVLIIEDSAFFNNALGNGIKALGYTVSSAFTLSDALSALESDSFDLVVLDLHLPDGEGEELLERLSTKQKLKIVVYTSDPDKERRNEWFRYGVLGYLSKNDPFHFVIQEIDTTLKAIAENTNYNILIVDDSTVVRGHVSMLLQPRNYRIHTAVDGESAIKSINTQRFDLILLDLELPDMNGEEVLKYLKKNSMTFETPVFILTGRYDASTVAKLIKQGATEFFLKPFVPEELLLKIDFWIDSKRKSREIECERQLLQEYKDTVDRSSIVSKTDKRGIITFVNDKFCEISGYSYAELIGMLHNIVRHPDMPKEVFKEMWETILAGNVWEGIVKNRKKDGSAYWVESIINPIRDINGNIIEYIAIRRDVTSSEEYKERMANDLKLTSDNIEDIKLLAHQYEDAMGSTLAMLRTDTDNIITFVNKTFCEISGYEESDVIGIECSTLRTHKHHENKDCERIQGELAKKQIVKCMFENIGKNGKHFFTDTTIYPIADKEGTIIEHLHLMCDVTEEIHLHQEIESTQSEIIYKMGEIGESRNKETGNHVRRVAEYAKLLAYKAGLNDEESELIAMASPMHDIGKVAIPDAVLLKPGKLDEDEWNIMRSHAIIGANVLAGSERSILKAASIIAKEHHEKYDGSGYPYGLAGEEIHMYGRIVAVADVFDALGSKRPYKKEWTLEEIIDLFHEQKGKHFDPVLVDLLLNNLDEFLEIRNCYHD; this comes from the coding sequence ATGAATTTATGTAAAAACAATCACATAGCCAATGACCGAACTGTCGGTTCGGTACTTATCATAGAAGATTCCGCATTTTTTAACAATGCCCTTGGTAATGGAATAAAGGCTTTAGGATATACCGTTTCCAGCGCCTTTACACTTTCAGATGCTTTGAGCGCATTAGAATCCGATAGTTTTGATTTAGTGGTTTTGGATTTGCATTTGCCCGACGGTGAGGGTGAAGAATTGCTTGAACGATTGAGTACGAAGCAAAAACTAAAAATTGTCGTTTATACGTCTGATCCGGATAAAGAACGACGTAATGAGTGGTTTCGCTACGGTGTGCTCGGGTATTTATCTAAAAACGACCCTTTTCATTTTGTGATTCAAGAGATTGATACGACACTCAAAGCGATTGCTGAAAATACTAATTACAATATATTGATCGTGGATGATTCTACCGTTGTGAGAGGGCATGTTTCCATGTTATTACAACCGCGCAATTATCGTATCCATACGGCTGTTGACGGGGAGAGTGCTATCAAAAGTATTAATACGCAGCGCTTCGATCTTATTTTACTCGATCTTGAACTTCCCGACATGAACGGAGAAGAGGTGTTGAAGTATCTGAAAAAAAACAGCATGACTTTTGAGACCCCCGTATTTATCCTAACGGGGAGATACGATGCTTCAACGGTTGCCAAATTAATCAAACAGGGGGCGACGGAGTTTTTCCTCAAACCTTTTGTCCCGGAAGAGCTTCTGCTGAAAATCGATTTTTGGATCGATTCCAAACGCAAATCCAGAGAGATCGAGTGCGAGCGGCAGCTGCTCCAAGAATATAAAGATACGGTGGATAGAAGTTCTATCGTCTCTAAAACCGATAAGCGGGGGATTATCACATTTGTCAATGATAAGTTTTGTGAAATTTCCGGATACAGCTATGCTGAACTGATCGGAATGCTCCACAATATCGTGCGCCATCCCGATATGCCGAAAGAAGTATTCAAAGAGATGTGGGAAACGATATTAGCAGGCAATGTGTGGGAAGGGATCGTTAAAAACAGGAAAAAAGACGGATCAGCGTATTGGGTTGAAAGCATTATCAACCCAATACGTGATATAAACGGCAATATCATCGAATACATTGCCATCCGCCGGGATGTTACGTCAAGCGAAGAGTATAAAGAACGTATGGCAAATGATCTAAAACTGACATCCGATAATATTGAAGATATCAAACTGCTTGCGCATCAGTACGAAGATGCGATGGGCAGTACGCTCGCAATGCTTCGGACAGATACCGATAACATTATCACATTTGTCAATAAAACATTTTGCGAGATCAGCGGATACGAAGAATCGGATGTCATCGGCATCGAATGTTCAACACTTAGAACACACAAACATCACGAGAATAAAGATTGTGAACGGATTCAAGGAGAGTTGGCAAAAAAGCAAATTGTAAAGTGCATGTTTGAAAATATCGGTAAAAACGGTAAACACTTTTTTACTGATACAACTATCTATCCTATCGCGGATAAAGAGGGAACTATCATTGAGCATCTTCATTTGATGTGTGATGTCACAGAGGAGATCCATCTCCATCAAGAAATTGAGTCAACCCAAAGCGAGATTATTTACAAGATGGGAGAGATCGGAGAGAGCCGAAATAAAGAGACCGGAAACCATGTCCGCCGGGTTGCGGAATATGCAAAATTATTGGCATATAAAGCCGGATTAAATGATGAAGAATCCGAACTTATCGCAATGGCTTCACCGATGCATGACATAGGAAAAGTTGCGATTCCCGACGCAGTCTTGCTCAAACCGGGGAAGTTAGATGAAGATGAATGGAACATCATGCGTTCACACGCCATTATCGGAGCAAATGTACTCGCAGGATCAGAACGGAGTATTCTGAAAGCGGCATCAATCATTGCCAAAGAACACCATGAAAAATATGACGGAAGCGGATATCCTTACGGATTGGCGGGAGAAGAGATCCATATGTACGGCCGTATTGTAGCAGTAGCCGACGTTTTTGATGCGCTTGGGAGTAAACGTCCTTATAAAAAAGAGTGGACCTTGGAGGAAATTATCGATTTGTTTCACGAACAAAAAGGAAAACATTTTGATCCCGTACTCGTTGACTTGCTTTTGAATAATCTTGATGAATTTTTAGAAATCCGAAACTGTTATCATGATTAA
- the fliH gene encoding flagellar assembly protein FliH, whose protein sequence is MDVVIQQNAAGAHSISKYQFKILSSLSGMSVGEAAHEMNSIPINEPATEARKEESKSSKDELIESLLKKADEMSSNVIKMQMRLESLQEEHVSALEEAKKIAYQEGLEAGIAQEKAQKEGQSAQSHDQLAQSVKTLENAAAEFTIALSSIQKELTHTALDIAKEVIGIETAEHSGKIAAKLSNDLIEELKDASKITLRVNPADHGFISEKVGSLAHVEVLSDRAISPGGVVAISDAGNIDSEIKKRYERLKRSLLLES, encoded by the coding sequence ATGGATGTGGTAATTCAGCAGAATGCTGCAGGGGCTCACTCCATTAGCAAATATCAGTTCAAAATTCTTTCATCGCTTTCAGGGATGAGTGTCGGAGAAGCGGCGCATGAAATGAACAGTATTCCGATCAACGAGCCGGCTACGGAAGCCCGCAAGGAGGAATCGAAATCTTCCAAAGATGAATTGATCGAATCGTTGCTGAAAAAAGCGGACGAAATGAGTTCCAATGTCATCAAAATGCAGATGAGGCTTGAATCACTCCAGGAAGAACATGTAAGCGCACTTGAAGAGGCTAAAAAGATTGCCTATCAAGAGGGTTTGGAAGCCGGTATTGCTCAGGAAAAGGCACAAAAAGAGGGACAAAGCGCCCAATCGCATGATCAGCTGGCACAATCGGTAAAAACATTGGAGAATGCCGCAGCAGAGTTTACGATAGCGCTTTCATCGATTCAAAAAGAGCTGACCCATACGGCGCTGGATATCGCCAAAGAGGTGATAGGGATTGAAACTGCAGAACACAGTGGTAAAATAGCGGCAAAACTCTCCAATGATCTGATTGAAGAGTTGAAAGATGCCTCCAAAATAACGCTTCGGGTTAATCCGGCCGATCACGGATTTATCTCGGAAAAAGTGGGCTCGCTAGCCCATGTAGAGGTGCTGTCCGACCGTGCAATCAGTCCGGGAGGGGTTGTCGCAATCAGCGACGCCGGGAATATCGACTCAGAGATTAAAAAGCGTTACGAGAGACTGAAGCGTTCCTTGTTGCTAGAATCGTAA